In Halosegnis marinus, one genomic interval encodes:
- a CDS encoding CBS domain-containing protein, with protein MPAPLSAGDLASTDVETVGPAAPLRAVAEYLHGTDVGSVVVTDEGDAPVGIVTGRDLSRAVAAGLDLDATRVADAMTETLVTVEPTTTGVQAAATMRDHGVHHLLVVDDGGLRGVLTATDLAYALPHAAERDRATDRPDVARGEFRDMDDWAFVGGEEVAVGDEFTFSKTLSEADVEAFADATGDTNPLHLDDAYAGDTRFGGRIVHGVLTTGVVSAAVARLPGMPIYLGQDCDFTAPVRPGTRVTAELTVAEELGDARYRLTTRVRDDEGEVVLDGEARVLIDEEP; from the coding sequence ATGCCAGCGCCGCTTTCCGCCGGCGACCTCGCCAGCACCGACGTCGAGACGGTCGGCCCGGCCGCGCCCCTGCGGGCCGTCGCGGAGTACCTCCACGGCACCGACGTGGGCAGCGTCGTCGTGACCGACGAGGGCGACGCGCCGGTCGGAATCGTCACCGGCCGGGACCTGAGCCGCGCCGTCGCGGCGGGGCTCGACCTCGACGCGACGCGCGTCGCCGACGCCATGACGGAGACGCTCGTCACCGTCGAGCCGACGACCACCGGGGTACAGGCCGCGGCGACGATGCGCGACCACGGCGTTCACCACCTGCTCGTGGTGGACGACGGCGGCCTCCGCGGGGTCCTGACCGCGACCGACCTCGCGTACGCGCTCCCGCACGCCGCCGAGCGCGACCGCGCGACCGACCGCCCGGACGTGGCGCGCGGCGAGTTCCGCGACATGGACGACTGGGCGTTCGTCGGGGGCGAGGAGGTGGCCGTCGGCGACGAGTTCACCTTCTCGAAGACGCTCTCCGAGGCCGACGTCGAGGCGTTCGCGGACGCGACGGGCGACACGAACCCCCTCCACCTCGACGACGCGTACGCGGGCGACACCCGCTTCGGCGGGCGCATCGTCCACGGCGTACTCACGACGGGCGTCGTCTCGGCGGCGGTCGCGCGGCTTCCGGGGATGCCCATCTACCTCGGGCAGGACTGCGACTTCACGGCGCCGGTGCGGCCGGGGACGCGCGTGACGGCGGAACTGACGGTCGCGGAGGAACTCGGGGACGCGCGCTACCGGCTGACGACGCGGGTGCGCGACGACGAGGGCGAGGTGGTCCTCGACGGGGAGGCGCGCGTGCTCATCGACGAGGAGCCCTAG
- a CDS encoding nucleoside recognition protein, with amino-acid sequence MWEVLDVLPGVARRVVEIAAFIALGVTLADLLVSFGLVERVARVSKYLTRPANLPDEVGTAIVTTAASTTAGYGMLAEFRESGRLSDRATLVAVTINTFFGFVQHIFTFYAPVLIPILGLEVGLLYVGSRAAIALAITLTGVLAGALLLSGRDRATGPVEADGGAVGRDRPDDLAGKLRRAAGQGYDKTRDILPRLAVIYAVVAVVTANVDVTAVTAGAQPLADLVGLPVAAAPVVAVFAIDTTNGALFLASLPAGTFTPEQAVATMLVGGIVSFAVSTFKRSIPFQYGIWGAEFGSKVVVVNTLLKVGFIGLAVGLLLYGPV; translated from the coding sequence ATGTGGGAGGTCCTCGACGTGCTGCCCGGCGTGGCCCGGCGCGTCGTCGAGATAGCCGCGTTCATCGCGCTGGGGGTGACCCTCGCGGACCTGCTGGTCTCGTTCGGCCTCGTCGAGCGGGTCGCGCGCGTCTCGAAGTACCTGACGCGCCCGGCGAACCTCCCGGACGAGGTGGGGACGGCCATCGTGACGACGGCTGCCTCCACGACGGCCGGCTACGGGATGCTCGCGGAGTTCCGCGAGTCGGGTCGCCTCTCGGACCGCGCGACGCTCGTCGCGGTGACGATAAACACGTTCTTCGGCTTCGTCCAGCACATCTTCACGTTCTACGCGCCGGTCCTGATACCGATACTCGGCCTCGAAGTGGGGCTGTTGTACGTCGGGTCGCGCGCGGCCATCGCGCTCGCCATCACGCTGACGGGCGTCCTCGCCGGGGCGCTGCTGCTGTCGGGGCGCGACCGGGCGACCGGGCCCGTGGAGGCCGACGGCGGGGCGGTCGGCCGCGACCGGCCCGACGACCTCGCCGGCAAACTCCGTCGCGCCGCGGGGCAGGGGTACGACAAGACGAGGGACATCCTCCCGCGCCTCGCGGTCATCTACGCCGTCGTCGCGGTGGTGACGGCGAACGTGGACGTGACGGCGGTGACGGCCGGCGCACAGCCGCTCGCGGACCTCGTCGGCCTCCCGGTGGCCGCCGCGCCCGTCGTCGCCGTCTTCGCCATCGACACGACGAACGGCGCGCTGTTCCTCGCCTCGCTCCCCGCGGGCACGTTCACGCCCGAGCAGGCGGTGGCGACGATGCTCGTCGGCGGCATCGTCTCCTTCGCCGTCTCGACGTTCAAGCGCTCCATCCCGTTCCAGTACGGCATCTGGGGCGCGGAGTTCGGCTCGAAGGTGGTCGTCGTGAACACGCTCCTGAAGGTCGGCTTCATCGGCCTCGCCGTCGGCCTCCTGCTGTACGGGCCGGTCTGA
- a CDS encoding vWA domain-containing protein → MTTQTPTTYPLTRRAVLKSAAAAGAFSAFGVAGTGFVGRAAADDHTVINTCNDLDVVVALDYSGSIRSAGTWPDIQSGVESFFGVVPEDVQLGMVLFGDAPDARAYAPGDYLRLATAANVGILQGEVPAATPPGENATHMPGALAFADAILDQEGRDGNEVIILVTDGGPNYQNGIVGDGAAPPADDTTFPYGTFEFTGGTTGGENGIAGEAGELAETTAIATAIKDAGVRIITVGIGQNVAGFDDYLENNVASTPEDFVAVAEAEDLGAQLQALLTEICDECLPCDDDGQLAKFEYVVEYDEEGVVTFDGFRPDGDAGDFAYVSYENKEGATYDPATATFATEYCSVWAVVKAGQEFSVTELTATDGQVTAEYVAPYAISFVAFFCSEDAATAFAESFPSRGRGRNGRRGR, encoded by the coding sequence ATGACCACCCAAACACCCACCACCTACCCGCTGACCCGCCGCGCAGTCCTCAAGAGCGCCGCGGCCGCCGGGGCGTTCTCGGCGTTCGGCGTCGCGGGCACCGGCTTCGTCGGGCGCGCGGCCGCCGACGACCACACCGTCATCAACACCTGTAACGACCTCGACGTCGTCGTCGCGCTGGACTACTCCGGCTCCATCCGGAGCGCCGGCACCTGGCCGGACATCCAGAGCGGCGTCGAGAGCTTCTTCGGCGTCGTCCCCGAGGACGTCCAGCTCGGGATGGTCCTGTTCGGGGACGCCCCGGACGCCCGCGCCTACGCGCCCGGCGACTACCTCCGGCTCGCGACGGCGGCCAACGTCGGGATCCTCCAGGGCGAGGTTCCCGCGGCCACGCCGCCGGGCGAGAACGCCACCCACATGCCCGGCGCGCTCGCGTTCGCCGACGCCATCCTCGACCAGGAAGGGCGCGACGGCAACGAGGTCATCATCCTGGTGACCGACGGCGGCCCGAACTACCAGAACGGCATCGTCGGTGACGGCGCGGCTCCCCCGGCCGACGACACCACGTTCCCCTACGGCACCTTCGAGTTCACGGGCGGCACGACCGGCGGCGAGAACGGTATCGCCGGCGAGGCCGGCGAACTCGCCGAGACGACCGCCATCGCGACCGCCATCAAGGACGCCGGCGTCCGCATCATCACGGTCGGTATCGGCCAGAACGTGGCGGGCTTCGACGACTACCTCGAGAACAACGTCGCCAGCACGCCCGAGGACTTCGTCGCGGTCGCGGAGGCCGAGGACCTCGGCGCGCAGCTCCAGGCGCTCCTCACGGAGATCTGTGACGAGTGTCTCCCGTGTGACGACGATGGCCAGCTCGCCAAGTTCGAGTACGTCGTCGAGTACGACGAGGAGGGCGTCGTCACCTTCGACGGCTTCCGCCCCGACGGCGACGCCGGCGACTTCGCGTACGTCTCCTACGAGAACAAGGAGGGCGCGACCTACGACCCCGCCACCGCGACGTTCGCCACGGAGTACTGCTCCGTGTGGGCGGTCGTGAAGGCCGGCCAGGAGTTCAGCGTCACCGAGCTGACCGCGACGGACGGGCAGGTCACGGCGGAGTACGTGGCCCCCTACGCAATCAGCTTCGTCGCGTTCTTCTGCAGCGAGGACGCGGCGACGGCGTTCGCCGAGTCGTTCCCCTCCCGCGGGCGGGGCCGCAACGGCCGCCGCGGCCGCTAA
- a CDS encoding HAD family hydrolase encodes MHAVHFDLDGTLMVFDRPYADLLADACERVLDTRDPAVAEAYSTAFFERLRPVEPNPYEVGARAAIDAADADADPERFVAALRDLEYGAATVREGMPALLGALAERPLGVVSNGVGAWQRGKLDAVGLAGRFDSVVTSYDAGVAKPAPGVFAHAAERLPADDHTMVGDDTEADIEGARAAGWRAVHVEDVASPADLP; translated from the coding sequence GTGCACGCCGTCCACTTCGACCTCGACGGAACGCTGATGGTCTTCGACCGTCCCTACGCCGACCTCCTCGCCGACGCCTGCGAGCGCGTGCTCGACACGCGCGACCCGGCCGTCGCCGAGGCGTACTCGACCGCCTTCTTCGAGCGGCTGCGGCCCGTCGAGCCGAATCCCTACGAGGTCGGTGCCCGGGCGGCCATCGACGCCGCGGACGCGGACGCCGACCCCGAGCGGTTCGTCGCCGCGCTCCGCGACCTCGAATACGGCGCCGCGACGGTCCGTGAGGGGATGCCGGCGCTCCTCGGCGCGCTCGCCGAGCGACCGCTCGGCGTGGTCTCGAACGGCGTCGGCGCGTGGCAACGGGGGAAGCTCGACGCCGTCGGGCTCGCGGGGCGGTTCGACTCGGTGGTCACCTCCTACGACGCCGGCGTGGCCAAGCCCGCCCCCGGCGTGTTCGCGCACGCCGCCGAGCGGCTCCCCGCGGACGACCACACGATGGTGGGTGACGACACCGAGGCCGACATCGAGGGGGCGCGGGCCGCCGGCTGGCGGGCGGTTCACGTCGAGGACGTGGCGTCGCCGGCGGACCTGCCCTAG
- a CDS encoding halocyanin domain-containing protein gives MATRRGFMTAMAAGAGATLAVGPAAAQSGVDLTDWLSDVDNAGSVVDRTGTSETTVAVGADGNGGAFGFGPPVVRVDPGTTVTFEWTGGGGSHNVVADDGSFESPMQGSEGATFAHTFESAGVTRYYCSPHETMGMKGVVVVGDAQVTLPGGATPTPTATETETAEPRSFDGWLANTDNYDGVVDRRGEEEVVVEVGAEGNGGPLAFEPAAVRVSSGTTVKWEWVGPRRYDVVDPDLGYGSEQVTGEGYGYAVEFSENGLSKYECTKYGDQGMRGVVVVGDGPRETLSWQGVGAAGLLGSLLAVPLAAGVRLHAKTTTRAGKNFGRGDE, from the coding sequence ATGGCGACGCGCAGGGGGTTCATGACGGCGATGGCGGCCGGGGCGGGCGCGACGCTCGCCGTCGGCCCGGCCGCCGCACAGTCCGGCGTCGACCTGACGGACTGGCTCTCGGACGTCGACAACGCCGGGAGCGTGGTCGACAGAACCGGGACGAGCGAGACGACCGTGGCCGTCGGCGCGGACGGCAACGGCGGCGCGTTCGGCTTCGGCCCGCCGGTCGTCCGGGTCGACCCCGGTACCACGGTCACCTTCGAGTGGACCGGCGGCGGCGGGAGCCACAACGTCGTGGCCGACGACGGGAGCTTCGAGTCCCCGATGCAGGGGAGCGAGGGGGCGACGTTCGCCCACACGTTCGAGTCGGCGGGCGTCACCCGCTACTACTGTTCGCCCCACGAGACGATGGGGATGAAGGGGGTCGTCGTCGTCGGGGACGCGCAGGTGACGCTGCCCGGCGGCGCGACGCCCACGCCCACCGCGACCGAGACCGAGACGGCCGAGCCGCGGTCGTTCGACGGCTGGCTCGCGAACACCGACAACTACGACGGCGTCGTCGACCGGCGCGGCGAGGAGGAGGTCGTGGTCGAGGTCGGCGCCGAGGGGAACGGCGGCCCGCTCGCCTTCGAGCCGGCGGCCGTCCGCGTCTCCTCGGGGACGACGGTGAAGTGGGAGTGGGTCGGCCCGCGCCGCTACGACGTGGTCGACCCCGACCTCGGCTACGGCTCCGAGCAGGTCACGGGAGAGGGGTACGGCTACGCCGTCGAGTTCAGCGAGAACGGGCTCTCGAAGTACGAGTGTACGAAGTACGGCGACCAGGGGATGCGCGGCGTCGTGGTCGTCGGCGACGGCCCGCGGGAGACCCTGAGCTGGCAGGGGGTGGGTGCGGCCGGCCTGCTCGGAAGCCTGCTCGCCGTGCCGCTCGCGGCCGGGGTGCGCCTGCACGCGAAGACGACGACGCGCGCGGGCAAGAACTTCGGCCGGGGCGACGAGTAG
- a CDS encoding helix-turn-helix domain-containing protein — protein MPRARLAVTLPPDGPLGRVSRASPEARLRVRSAVSNADGATLLAEVTAADGPAVVGALAETAAAAVDPLARDGDTAICRVALDDPSPFDAFAAAGTPPEFPCTVADGRLSVSVVAPRPALSALSDELDAAGLAFTVEAVTAATDPLAPLTPRQRRVLRVARDRGYFETPRDCSLAALADDLGMAKSTCSEALRRAQAALLDDYLDGGVPA, from the coding sequence ATGCCACGCGCACGACTCGCCGTCACGCTCCCGCCCGACGGGCCGCTCGGCCGCGTCTCTCGGGCCAGTCCGGAGGCCCGGCTCCGCGTCCGGTCCGCCGTCTCGAACGCCGACGGCGCGACGCTGCTCGCCGAGGTCACGGCCGCCGACGGCCCGGCGGTCGTCGGGGCGCTCGCCGAGACGGCCGCGGCCGCCGTCGACCCGCTCGCGCGCGACGGCGACACCGCCATCTGCCGCGTCGCGCTCGACGACCCGTCCCCGTTCGACGCGTTCGCGGCCGCCGGCACGCCGCCGGAGTTCCCGTGCACGGTCGCCGACGGGAGGCTCTCCGTCTCGGTCGTCGCGCCCCGCCCCGCGCTGTCGGCGCTCTCCGACGAACTCGACGCCGCCGGACTCGCCTTCACTGTGGAGGCGGTGACCGCGGCCACCGACCCGCTCGCCCCGCTCACGCCCCGTCAGCGGCGCGTCCTCCGGGTCGCGCGCGACCGGGGCTACTTCGAGACGCCGCGCGACTGCTCGCTCGCGGCGCTCGCCGACGACCTCGGGATGGCGAAGTCCACGTGTAGCGAGGCGCTCCGGCGCGCGCAGGCCGCCCTGCTGGACGACTACCTCGACGGGGGTGTGCCGGCGTGA
- a CDS encoding multicopper oxidase domain-containing protein, with amino-acid sequence MTPDIGAPGTGITRREFVAATGTAGVAAAAGCTTTTEPAVEERGGSRAAMEPSLPTTSPPEVVDINERGGSVTLRTVAAAHEVHPGQSMGGPVRLPTVWAWQADDGEPSVPGPVLRVEEGTEFEITLDNTGVEMPHTFHVHGLQTTWENDGVPTSTGITVGPDETHTYQFTANTPGTHIYHCHYQTPRHIEMGMYGALRVDPEGYEEADKEYFMTFKEWDSRLSRQLAGGDATYDITNRRPDVFTINGKSAPRTLHPEDGSPVIVDSGDTVRLHLTNAGFRAHPMHTHNHRFRVVERDGSPVPEAAQYARDTQNIGPAERYTVEFEADADPGIYLMHCHKVDHVTNGSTYPGGMLTGIVYREAMDTDIFAQLMEYAGYEG; translated from the coding sequence ATGACACCGGACATCGGCGCACCCGGCACTGGTATCACGCGACGGGAGTTCGTGGCCGCGACGGGGACCGCGGGGGTCGCCGCGGCGGCCGGCTGTACGACCACGACCGAGCCCGCCGTCGAGGAGCGGGGCGGCTCGCGGGCGGCGATGGAGCCGTCGCTGCCGACGACGAGTCCCCCCGAGGTCGTCGACATCAACGAGCGGGGCGGGTCGGTCACGCTCCGGACGGTGGCGGCGGCACACGAGGTCCACCCCGGTCAGTCGATGGGCGGCCCGGTGCGGCTCCCGACCGTCTGGGCGTGGCAGGCCGACGACGGGGAGCCGTCGGTTCCCGGCCCCGTCCTCCGCGTCGAGGAGGGGACGGAGTTCGAGATAACGCTCGACAACACCGGCGTGGAGATGCCCCACACGTTCCACGTCCACGGGCTGCAGACGACGTGGGAGAACGACGGCGTCCCGACCTCGACCGGCATCACCGTCGGGCCGGACGAGACGCACACCTACCAGTTCACCGCGAACACGCCCGGCACGCACATCTACCACTGTCACTACCAGACGCCCCGACACATCGAGATGGGGATGTACGGGGCGCTCCGCGTCGACCCCGAGGGGTACGAGGAGGCGGACAAGGAGTACTTCATGACGTTCAAGGAGTGGGACTCGCGGCTCTCGCGCCAGTTGGCCGGCGGGGACGCCACCTACGACATCACGAACCGCCGGCCCGACGTGTTCACCATCAACGGGAAGTCGGCGCCGCGGACGCTCCACCCGGAGGACGGCTCGCCGGTCATCGTCGATAGCGGCGACACCGTCAGGCTCCACCTGACGAACGCCGGCTTCCGCGCCCACCCGATGCACACCCACAACCACCGGTTCCGGGTCGTGGAGCGCGACGGCTCGCCGGTGCCCGAGGCCGCCCAGTACGCCCGCGACACCCAGAACATCGGGCCGGCCGAGCGGTACACGGTGGAGTTCGAGGCGGACGCGGACCCCGGCATCTACCTCATGCACTGTCACAAGGTGGACCACGTCACGAACGGCTCCACGTACCCCGGCGGGATGTTGACGGGTATCGTCTACCGCGAGGCGATGGACACGGACATCTTCGCCCAACTGATGGAGTACGCCGGCTACGAGGGGTGA
- a CDS encoding winged helix-turn-helix domain-containing protein, which produces MSNPFADEIDIEAVLNALDDPACREIIAVLDEPHTADEVAGECDIARSTVYRKLDMLAEASLVEESTELRTDGHHTTRYVVDFEAVHVLLAENRDLSVEVDRPAGSPEERVAKLWQEVRDST; this is translated from the coding sequence GTGAGCAACCCGTTCGCGGACGAGATAGATATCGAGGCCGTGCTGAACGCGCTCGACGACCCGGCGTGCCGGGAGATAATCGCCGTCCTCGACGAGCCGCACACGGCCGACGAGGTGGCCGGCGAGTGCGACATCGCCCGCTCGACCGTCTACCGGAAACTCGACATGCTCGCCGAGGCGTCGCTCGTCGAGGAGTCGACCGAACTGCGGACGGACGGCCACCACACGACCCGCTACGTCGTCGATTTCGAGGCCGTCCACGTGCTGTTGGCCGAGAACCGCGACCTCTCCGTCGAGGTGGACCGACCGGCCGGGTCGCCCGAGGAGCGCGTCGCGAAACTGTGGCAGGAGGTGCGAGACTCGACATGA
- a CDS encoding AAA family ATPase yields MRVIGTVGLPGSGKGEFAAVARDLGVPVVTMGDVIRRECRRRGLDPADHHGEVAAALREEDGPLAVAERSIPMIREALDDADTVLVDGLRSADELARFREAFGDDFVLVAVEAPFEARAERIDARGRDNSARETLKQRDERELGFGLGAALERADRRIENDGSLDAFRADVREVLG; encoded by the coding sequence ATGCGAGTCATCGGAACCGTCGGCCTGCCGGGCAGCGGGAAGGGGGAGTTCGCCGCGGTGGCGCGCGACCTCGGCGTTCCCGTCGTCACGATGGGCGACGTCATCCGGCGGGAGTGTCGTCGCCGCGGGCTCGACCCCGCGGACCACCACGGGGAGGTCGCGGCCGCGCTCCGCGAGGAGGACGGTCCCCTCGCGGTCGCGGAGCGCTCCATCCCGATGATACGCGAGGCGCTCGACGACGCGGACACCGTCCTCGTCGACGGTCTCCGGTCGGCGGACGAACTCGCCCGCTTCCGCGAGGCGTTCGGGGACGACTTCGTCCTCGTCGCGGTGGAGGCGCCCTTCGAGGCGCGCGCCGAGCGCATCGACGCGCGCGGCCGGGACAACAGCGCCCGCGAGACGCTGAAACAGCGCGACGAGCGGGAACTCGGCTTCGGACTGGGCGCGGCGCTCGAACGCGCCGACCGCCGGATAGAGAACGACGGCAGCCTCGACGCGTTCCGCGCCGACGTGCGGGAGGTGCTCGGATGA
- a CDS encoding YccF domain-containing protein produces MGRPFLVRALWFVLVGWWLTPVVVNIAWALNATILLIPLGIKLVNLVPTALSLAEPRGLDAPDSGRGQTNLLVRAAYFLLVGWWLSWLWANLAAFLAVTIVGLPVAFWMFNRLPYVTSLYRFHG; encoded by the coding sequence ATGGGTCGCCCGTTCCTCGTCCGCGCGCTGTGGTTCGTCCTCGTCGGCTGGTGGCTCACTCCCGTGGTCGTCAACATCGCGTGGGCGCTCAACGCCACGATACTGCTCATCCCGCTGGGTATCAAGCTCGTCAACCTCGTGCCGACGGCGCTGTCGCTCGCGGAGCCGCGCGGCCTCGACGCCCCCGACTCCGGGCGCGGACAGACGAACCTCCTCGTGCGGGCCGCCTACTTCCTGCTCGTCGGCTGGTGGCTCTCGTGGCTGTGGGCCAACCTCGCGGCCTTCCTCGCGGTAACAATCGTGGGGCTCCCGGTCGCGTTCTGGATGTTCAACCGCCTACCGTACGTCACGTCGCTGTACCGCTTCCACGGCTGA
- a CDS encoding molybdopterin-dependent oxidoreductase, translated as MDRALPSGLVDWSLLVGVALLVGTGLASLVARPGDAWLFVVHGGAGVALVGFLGVKLWRVRARVRAGVRARSGTVALSVLLTLLAVAALASGVAWVFGATIPGPWTLLVAHAAVGVVTAVVLVVHLRDRFAPPSRADLTERRGALAWAGMVTVGAAAYRVTDALGTERRYTGSREQGSGEGNRFPVTAWVADDPDPVGADDWTLAVTGLVDEATEYGYGDLPADTAERALLDCTSGWYSDHEWTGVRVGDLLDAAGTGEDAGWVQFRSVTGYRWSLPVEEARDALLATAVDGERLSHGHGFPLRLVAPGRRGFQWVKWVREVRVTRRRDRSEWVAINVSGLGD; from the coding sequence ATGGACCGCGCGCTCCCGAGCGGCCTCGTGGACTGGTCGCTGCTCGTCGGGGTCGCCCTCCTCGTTGGGACGGGCCTTGCGAGCCTCGTCGCCCGCCCGGGGGACGCGTGGCTGTTCGTCGTCCACGGGGGCGCGGGCGTCGCGCTCGTGGGGTTCCTCGGCGTGAAACTGTGGCGCGTCCGCGCCCGGGTCCGGGCCGGCGTCCGGGCGCGTTCGGGCACCGTCGCGCTCTCCGTCCTCCTCACCCTGCTCGCCGTCGCCGCGCTCGCGTCGGGCGTCGCGTGGGTGTTCGGCGCGACGATTCCCGGCCCGTGGACCCTGCTCGTCGCCCACGCCGCCGTCGGCGTCGTCACGGCCGTCGTCCTCGTCGTCCACCTGCGCGACCGCTTCGCGCCCCCGTCGCGCGCCGACCTGACCGAGCGCCGGGGCGCGCTCGCGTGGGCCGGGATGGTCACCGTCGGCGCGGCCGCCTACCGCGTCACCGACGCGCTCGGCACGGAGCGACGCTACACCGGCTCTCGCGAGCAGGGCTCCGGCGAGGGGAACCGCTTTCCGGTCACGGCGTGGGTGGCCGACGACCCCGACCCCGTCGGGGCGGACGACTGGACGCTCGCGGTGACGGGCCTCGTGGACGAAGCGACCGAGTACGGCTACGGCGACCTCCCGGCCGACACGGCCGAGCGGGCGCTGCTCGACTGTACGAGCGGCTGGTACTCCGACCACGAGTGGACCGGCGTGCGCGTCGGGGACCTGCTCGACGCGGCGGGGACGGGGGAGGACGCGGGGTGGGTGCAGTTCCGCTCCGTGACGGGCTACCGGTGGTCCCTGCCCGTCGAAGAAGCGCGCGACGCCCTGCTCGCGACCGCGGTGGACGGCGAGCGGCTGAGCCACGGCCACGGCTTCCCCCTCCGGCTGGTCGCGCCCGGACGCCGCGGCTTCCAGTGGGTGAAGTGGGTCCGGGAGGTGCGGGTGACGCGCCGGCGCGACCGCTCGGAGTGGGTCGCGATCAACGTCTCGGGGCTCGGGGACTAG
- a CDS encoding aminopeptidase: MDPRIREHAEVVVNHSVGAEAGDDVVIDAHPVADDFVVALHEALADVGANPLVVRQRTGKRFRRAYLRNHDGDFDLPEHETALFEAMDAYIAVRGDENVTEESDIDGDVQTAYSQARQPLLETRLGKTWCLTQYPAAANAQLAEMSTEAYENFVYDAVLKDWDAVREHQAQMKEIMDDAEEVRIRSGEDTDLRMSVAGNETLNDDGHANLPGGEVFTAPVPDSVEGEVFFDKPVYQRGKEITGARLRFEGGEAVEWDAEKNADTLDDILTTDEGARRVGELGIGMNRDIDRFTYNMLFDEKMGDTVHLAVGRAYDACVGEGNEHNDSAVHVDMIVDMSEDSVIEVDGEVVQRNGTFRFEDGFEA; encoded by the coding sequence ATGGACCCACGTATCCGCGAGCACGCCGAGGTCGTCGTCAACCACTCCGTCGGGGCCGAGGCGGGCGACGACGTGGTCATCGACGCCCACCCCGTGGCCGACGACTTCGTCGTCGCGCTCCACGAGGCGCTCGCCGACGTCGGCGCGAACCCGCTCGTCGTCCGCCAGCGAACGGGCAAGCGGTTCCGCCGCGCGTACCTGCGCAACCACGACGGCGACTTCGACCTGCCGGAGCACGAGACGGCGCTGTTCGAGGCGATGGACGCCTACATCGCCGTCCGCGGCGACGAGAACGTCACCGAGGAGTCGGACATCGACGGCGACGTCCAGACGGCCTACTCGCAGGCGCGCCAGCCCCTCCTGGAGACGCGCCTCGGCAAGACCTGGTGTCTCACGCAGTACCCCGCCGCCGCCAACGCTCAGCTCGCCGAGATGTCCACCGAGGCGTACGAGAACTTCGTCTACGACGCCGTCCTGAAGGACTGGGACGCGGTGCGGGAACACCAGGCGCAGATGAAGGAGATCATGGACGACGCCGAGGAGGTCCGCATCCGGTCGGGCGAGGACACGGACCTGCGGATGAGCGTCGCCGGCAACGAGACGCTCAACGACGACGGCCACGCGAACCTCCCCGGCGGCGAGGTGTTCACCGCGCCCGTCCCCGACAGCGTCGAGGGCGAGGTGTTCTTCGACAAGCCGGTCTACCAGCGCGGGAAGGAGATAACGGGCGCCCGTCTCCGCTTCGAGGGCGGCGAGGCCGTCGAGTGGGACGCCGAGAAGAACGCCGACACCCTCGACGACATCCTCACGACCGACGAGGGCGCGCGCCGCGTCGGCGAACTCGGTATCGGGATGAACCGCGACATCGACCGCTTCACGTACAACATGCTGTTCGACGAGAAGATGGGCGACACCGTCCACCTCGCCGTGGGCCGGGCCTACGACGCCTGCGTCGGCGAGGGGAACGAACACAACGACTCCGCGGTCCACGTGGACATGATCGTCGATATGAGCGAGGACTCTGTCATCGAGGTGGACGGGGAGGTCGTCCAGCGGAACGGGACCTTCCGGTTCGAGGACGGCTTCGAAGCGTAG
- a CDS encoding RNA-binding domain-containing protein has product MIYSVDVEIRTPVRETELPDRVERAVANVFPGADLEHADGELRGEAHGLEGFSELLREQAILDTARGAFFGGREGNTTTFALKKAAAFQGVVNFAVGSPGELGDIEVTVVVHDPDFESYVDHVAPPTEDGEPVTG; this is encoded by the coding sequence ATGATATACTCGGTCGACGTGGAGATACGCACGCCCGTCCGGGAGACCGAACTCCCCGACCGCGTCGAGCGCGCCGTGGCGAACGTGTTCCCCGGCGCTGACCTCGAACACGCCGACGGGGAACTCCGCGGCGAGGCCCACGGTCTGGAGGGGTTCTCGGAACTGCTCCGCGAGCAGGCCATCCTCGACACCGCCCGCGGCGCGTTCTTCGGCGGGCGGGAGGGGAACACGACGACGTTCGCGCTGAAGAAGGCCGCCGCCTTCCAGGGCGTCGTCAACTTCGCCGTCGGGTCGCCGGGAGAACTCGGCGACATCGAGGTGACCGTCGTCGTCCACGACCCGGACTTCGAGTCGTACGTCGACCACGTCGCGCCGCCGACCGAGGACGGCGAGCCCGTCACCGGGTGA